The following are from one region of the Ptychodera flava strain L36383 chromosome 15, AS_Pfla_20210202, whole genome shotgun sequence genome:
- the LOC139151609 gene encoding cerebellar degeneration-related protein 2-like isoform X1: protein MACSVYQYTMPLGQQYDGSSEEETSDEIKADGDLADEWYNNDLQLAAELGKTLLERNRELETSLIQAQHVNEEHTQHIMHLEKQLNLLRDASESKARLYEQLDYNIQEMEKTNQKLQHESRTDKQRIQRLTETVDTLETKIEEQTSRIEEMKLVERERARERRKAQSLPREMDLAKSRRYYSTTHLENQESRLQEETIQQKSTIRYLRSRLGAEKRKQDELEIELSVLYQENELLQEHIKKIQLKAEEEKNLEEEFAEAEYSSPRGCKHCHKLLTRSGDRSTFADSGASYESDDSDAIEWDTFVPVHTSPPQTQDGNKEEKKSASEISLFGELDAQYHDLMEKYNNLLQHSKQVSASEGAAAAGGTACKTVQTAPMQEKRRSLILDLAKMKDQEASQTEDSSSGKNSPEYKKLFKEIFEVLRKSKVQINNSGSKK, encoded by the exons ATGGCTTGTAGCGTGTACCAGTACACCATGCCACTAGGCCAGCAGTATGACGGCTCTTCTGAAGAGGAGACCAGCGACGAAATTAAGGCGGACGGAGATTTGGCGGATGAATGGTACAACAACG ACTTACAGCTAGCAGCAGAGCTGGGCAAAACTCTACTTGAAAGAAACCGTGAATTGGAGACAAGCTTGATCCAAGCGCAGCATGTCAACGAAGAACATACTCAACATATCATG CATCTAGAGAAACAACTGAATCTACTGAGAGATGCGTCAGAAAGCAAAGCAAGACTGTACGAACAGTTAGACTACAACATTCAAGAGATGGAAAAAACCAATCAGAAGTTGCAACATGAATCAAGGACAGACAAACAAAGAATTCAGAG ATTGACTGAAACAGTTGACACACTTGAGACAAAGATTGAAGAACAAACCAGCAGGATAGAAGAAATGAAACTTGTTGAGAGAGAACGAGCTCGTGAACGGAGGAAAGCGCAGAGCCTGCCGCGGGAAATGGACTTAGCCAAGAGTCGGAGGTACTACAGCACAACTCATCTTGAAAACCAGGAATCCAGACTCCAAGAAGAGACAATTCAGCAGAAAAGCACCATCAGGTATTTGCGGTCGCGGCTGGGCGCGGAGAAACGCAAGCAAGACGAACTTGAAATTGAGCTGTCGGTCCTGTATCAGGAAAATGAACTGCTGCAAGAGCACATTAAAAAAATCCAACTCAAGGCAGAGGAGGAGAAGAACCTGGAAGAGGAGTTTGCCGAAGCAGAGTACAGCAGCCCACGTGGGTGCAAACACTGTCACAAACTGCTGACCAGAAGCGGTGACAGAAGTACTTTTGCAGATTCAGGTGCATCGTATGAATCAGACGACTCGGACGCGATAGAGTGGGACACCTTTGTTCCCGTACACACAAGTCCGCCGCAGACCCAAGACGGcaacaaagaagagaaaaagtCTGCCTCTGAgatttctctttttggagagcTTGACGCACAATACCACGACCTGATGGAGAAATACAACAATTTACTCCAGCACAGTAAGCAGGTATCGGCGTCTGAGGGCGCTGCGGCAGCAGGCGGTACTGCTTGTAAGACGGTACAGACGGCGCCGATGCAGGAGAAGCGGAGATCATTAATTTTGGACTTGGCGAAAATGAAAGACCAAGAAGCGTCACAGACCGAGGACAGCAGCTCAGGGAAAAACTCACCAGAGTATAAGAAACTCTTCAAAGAGATCTTTGAAGTGTTGAGAAAATCAAAGGTCCAGATAAATAACAGTGGAAGCAAAAAGTGA
- the LOC139151609 gene encoding cerebellar degeneration-related protein 2-like isoform X2, giving the protein MDDLNMDPKDLQLAAELGKTLLERNRELETSLIQAQHVNEEHTQHIMHLEKQLNLLRDASESKARLYEQLDYNIQEMEKTNQKLQHESRTDKQRIQRLTETVDTLETKIEEQTSRIEEMKLVERERARERRKAQSLPREMDLAKSRRYYSTTHLENQESRLQEETIQQKSTIRYLRSRLGAEKRKQDELEIELSVLYQENELLQEHIKKIQLKAEEEKNLEEEFAEAEYSSPRGCKHCHKLLTRSGDRSTFADSGASYESDDSDAIEWDTFVPVHTSPPQTQDGNKEEKKSASEISLFGELDAQYHDLMEKYNNLLQHSKQVSASEGAAAAGGTACKTVQTAPMQEKRRSLILDLAKMKDQEASQTEDSSSGKNSPEYKKLFKEIFEVLRKSKVQINNSGSKK; this is encoded by the exons ATGGATGACCTCAATATGGACCCTAAAG ACTTACAGCTAGCAGCAGAGCTGGGCAAAACTCTACTTGAAAGAAACCGTGAATTGGAGACAAGCTTGATCCAAGCGCAGCATGTCAACGAAGAACATACTCAACATATCATG CATCTAGAGAAACAACTGAATCTACTGAGAGATGCGTCAGAAAGCAAAGCAAGACTGTACGAACAGTTAGACTACAACATTCAAGAGATGGAAAAAACCAATCAGAAGTTGCAACATGAATCAAGGACAGACAAACAAAGAATTCAGAG ATTGACTGAAACAGTTGACACACTTGAGACAAAGATTGAAGAACAAACCAGCAGGATAGAAGAAATGAAACTTGTTGAGAGAGAACGAGCTCGTGAACGGAGGAAAGCGCAGAGCCTGCCGCGGGAAATGGACTTAGCCAAGAGTCGGAGGTACTACAGCACAACTCATCTTGAAAACCAGGAATCCAGACTCCAAGAAGAGACAATTCAGCAGAAAAGCACCATCAGGTATTTGCGGTCGCGGCTGGGCGCGGAGAAACGCAAGCAAGACGAACTTGAAATTGAGCTGTCGGTCCTGTATCAGGAAAATGAACTGCTGCAAGAGCACATTAAAAAAATCCAACTCAAGGCAGAGGAGGAGAAGAACCTGGAAGAGGAGTTTGCCGAAGCAGAGTACAGCAGCCCACGTGGGTGCAAACACTGTCACAAACTGCTGACCAGAAGCGGTGACAGAAGTACTTTTGCAGATTCAGGTGCATCGTATGAATCAGACGACTCGGACGCGATAGAGTGGGACACCTTTGTTCCCGTACACACAAGTCCGCCGCAGACCCAAGACGGcaacaaagaagagaaaaagtCTGCCTCTGAgatttctctttttggagagcTTGACGCACAATACCACGACCTGATGGAGAAATACAACAATTTACTCCAGCACAGTAAGCAGGTATCGGCGTCTGAGGGCGCTGCGGCAGCAGGCGGTACTGCTTGTAAGACGGTACAGACGGCGCCGATGCAGGAGAAGCGGAGATCATTAATTTTGGACTTGGCGAAAATGAAAGACCAAGAAGCGTCACAGACCGAGGACAGCAGCTCAGGGAAAAACTCACCAGAGTATAAGAAACTCTTCAAAGAGATCTTTGAAGTGTTGAGAAAATCAAAGGTCCAGATAAATAACAGTGGAAGCAAAAAGTGA